A genomic window from Photobacterium gaetbulicola Gung47 includes:
- a CDS encoding hypothetical protein (COG2982) translates to MRPENNNHAANKQPAPPTNPAAPTKAVKSPLKKISKWVGLGLLTPTAILTAALAVGVKLDLTPYRDDINQWLTANLERETRIDGEMGLVLSFRPEVHLEGVHIDNIEAFEWRPMLSSGKINAKIAVLPLLRGTLAVDYLELDSINLHLAKTHDGKANWLLGSAQSPQPEPASQEANSGKSGALQLAITDRIIASNLSVMFEDQSQGQFFDWYLDSLSLSQPGNEWEFTAKGAMIGQPYDIQLTGDLEQLINQQTGKVKARGSFAGAELNIDADAADILSADISLQWQDTGPIEALFGLDVKHVAPLTVSTHLNASASNIKISDLVIDSPITHGAGYLNIELGAHNVINGELNIPLIDLRPWLQPEPQPMMRAFSAAPQQSPLQRALEQWLEKTTTRVDLSIDEIKGLGTPVENLSLSINGKAGILAAPMTADIAEVPFRGQASLDATGWVSNLDIRLGAEQSPLGEMARWITGIPYSRGHLDRAELAVTTNGTKLSEWLERAELSLAIDKALVKWGSEASFSIDQARLNAGISRPFQSDIQGQLMGIPAHIQAQAGTLQDIMMGRDWPTTLTFDSPAITVTAEGLLKHTRWEEGSWFDLKVNSDDASLLNPWLGTQTNISGTIHIDGKLSYQNGWIDLAMPDLALLESYGDVTLRWQPDQQRPFLVMDARFSQLDFTQFGQFINDDELPQVEQTVPTQGVNLDVPLLGSDLVIADADLNFRADKLKWADQQLDKLSFSGKIRDGKMTQAPISARFAGSAYQGDLSLGVNAANIEADLNLAVNQPDIGAILSRFDVTDDFDMRLDRAKLAVSLSGRTILELMEHTEVDATLIGGHANLADSYTGKALAVQLDQGRFVTGPDTATRLTINGMAAGKAASFKLSSLSLKEANDGRNTLPVTLAASLGDMRFDASSHLSLPIDPQALNLTFEAFTPNLDRLEAFSDIDLPPYGPVKLAASLSMDARGYHLNDMTVQVNNSQLTGKGAWLPPIKAELRPRLELALRAPFIQLDDFKVGDWQAWENESTEGANADGSTPNTDEKQNTALISTDGLEMLNANFSLDVDEVRSGEDWLGAGQLYWALQDGVFTLKPMTVQLPGGNIEMASEIKAKGEMFDIQLSGHVENFDYGVLARRLAPDSGMHGNISTQFNLTSLANSPDSLMNNANGFIGFAAWPQEFESDLIDLWAVSLTDAIIPNFTSNDPSVLNCVAAGLDIQQGTMRQRDLLLDTTRIQVNGQFDASYANRDFALYLRPQSKRAQIFSLQTPVEVFGKFEDFDFSVPLSAILETSVRFTTSPVVSPLRWLVEKPIAKDGSQQCELIWQGQS, encoded by the coding sequence ATGCGCCCAGAAAATAACAACCATGCTGCCAATAAGCAGCCGGCACCACCAACAAACCCAGCGGCACCGACAAAAGCGGTAAAATCCCCCCTGAAGAAAATCAGTAAGTGGGTTGGCCTTGGCCTGCTCACGCCCACAGCCATTCTTACCGCCGCCCTCGCGGTAGGTGTGAAGCTTGACCTGACACCCTACCGAGACGATATAAACCAGTGGCTGACCGCCAACCTCGAGCGGGAAACCCGCATTGACGGGGAGATGGGGCTGGTCCTGTCATTCCGTCCCGAGGTTCACCTCGAAGGGGTTCATATCGACAACATCGAGGCCTTCGAATGGCGACCAATGCTAAGCTCAGGCAAAATCAACGCTAAAATCGCGGTGCTGCCGCTGCTTAGGGGCACACTGGCAGTCGACTACCTTGAGCTCGACAGCATCAATCTGCACTTGGCCAAAACCCATGACGGAAAAGCCAACTGGTTGCTGGGATCGGCTCAGAGCCCGCAGCCAGAGCCCGCTAGCCAAGAAGCGAACAGCGGAAAAAGCGGAGCCCTGCAGCTCGCCATCACCGACCGTATCATTGCCAGCAACTTATCGGTCATGTTCGAAGACCAAAGCCAGGGGCAGTTCTTCGACTGGTACCTCGATTCCCTCAGCCTCAGCCAACCCGGTAACGAGTGGGAGTTTACGGCCAAGGGAGCGATGATAGGCCAGCCTTATGATATCCAGCTCACCGGCGATCTGGAGCAACTGATCAACCAGCAGACCGGCAAGGTCAAAGCGAGAGGCTCCTTTGCCGGTGCCGAACTGAATATCGATGCCGACGCCGCTGATATCCTGAGTGCCGATATCAGCCTGCAGTGGCAGGATACCGGCCCTATCGAAGCCCTGTTCGGGTTGGATGTGAAGCACGTTGCGCCGCTGACGGTATCAACTCACCTCAACGCCTCTGCCAGTAACATCAAGATCAGCGATCTGGTTATCGACAGCCCGATCACCCACGGGGCCGGGTACCTGAATATCGAACTCGGCGCTCACAATGTCATTAATGGCGAGCTGAACATTCCGCTGATCGACCTGCGTCCCTGGCTGCAGCCCGAGCCCCAGCCTATGATGCGGGCTTTTTCCGCAGCCCCCCAGCAATCGCCGCTGCAACGAGCCCTCGAGCAATGGCTGGAGAAAACCACCACCCGGGTCGATCTTTCAATTGATGAGATCAAAGGGCTGGGAACACCGGTTGAGAACCTGTCGCTATCGATAAACGGCAAAGCCGGGATACTGGCAGCCCCGATGACCGCCGATATTGCCGAGGTTCCATTCCGCGGCCAAGCGTCACTGGATGCCACTGGTTGGGTGTCCAACCTGGATATCCGGTTGGGGGCCGAACAATCCCCCTTGGGTGAAATGGCGCGCTGGATCACCGGAATTCCCTACTCCCGAGGCCATCTGGATCGTGCCGAGCTCGCGGTGACCACCAACGGTACCAAGCTCAGTGAATGGCTGGAGCGCGCCGAGCTTTCCCTTGCCATCGACAAGGCATTGGTTAAGTGGGGCAGCGAAGCGAGCTTCAGCATTGACCAAGCCAGGCTCAATGCCGGCATCAGCCGCCCGTTCCAGTCCGACATTCAGGGCCAGTTGATGGGCATCCCGGCCCACATCCAGGCCCAGGCCGGTACCCTGCAAGATATTATGATGGGCCGCGATTGGCCAACCACCCTGACTTTCGACTCTCCGGCCATCACCGTCACCGCCGAGGGACTCCTGAAACATACCCGCTGGGAAGAAGGCAGCTGGTTCGATCTCAAGGTCAACAGCGACGATGCCAGCCTGCTCAATCCATGGCTGGGAACCCAGACCAATATCTCCGGCACCATCCATATCGATGGCAAGCTCAGCTACCAGAACGGCTGGATTGATCTGGCCATGCCCGATCTGGCGCTACTGGAAAGCTACGGCGATGTCACGCTGCGTTGGCAACCGGACCAACAGCGCCCGTTCCTGGTGATGGATGCCCGGTTCTCGCAACTGGATTTCACCCAGTTCGGCCAATTCATCAACGATGACGAACTGCCACAGGTCGAGCAAACCGTACCGACCCAGGGGGTGAACTTGGACGTGCCGCTACTGGGCAGCGATCTGGTCATTGCCGACGCCGATCTGAACTTCCGTGCCGACAAACTGAAATGGGCAGATCAGCAGCTAGACAAGTTGTCATTCAGCGGCAAAATCCGTGACGGCAAAATGACCCAAGCGCCGATCAGTGCACGTTTTGCAGGCAGCGCCTACCAAGGTGACCTGAGCCTGGGTGTCAACGCCGCCAATATCGAAGCCGACCTCAACCTTGCGGTCAACCAGCCGGATATCGGGGCTATCCTGAGCCGATTCGATGTCACCGATGATTTTGATATGCGTCTGGACCGAGCCAAGCTAGCGGTCTCCCTGTCGGGCCGTACTATCCTGGAGCTGATGGAGCACACAGAAGTCGATGCAACTCTGATCGGCGGCCATGCCAATCTTGCCGACAGCTACACCGGCAAAGCGCTGGCAGTCCAGTTGGACCAAGGGCGGTTTGTAACCGGGCCTGACACCGCAACCCGCCTGACTATCAACGGTATGGCGGCAGGCAAAGCGGCATCCTTCAAGCTGTCATCGCTTTCCCTCAAGGAAGCCAATGACGGCCGAAATACGTTGCCGGTTACACTGGCAGCCAGTTTGGGCGACATGCGCTTTGATGCCAGCTCCCATCTGAGCCTGCCGATCGATCCGCAGGCGCTCAACCTCACCTTCGAGGCCTTTACCCCTAATCTCGACCGGCTCGAAGCCTTCAGCGATATCGATTTGCCGCCTTACGGACCCGTCAAGCTGGCCGCCAGCCTGTCGATGGACGCCAGGGGCTATCACCTCAATGATATGACGGTACAGGTCAACAACAGCCAGCTAACGGGGAAAGGGGCTTGGCTGCCGCCAATCAAGGCGGAGCTTCGCCCGCGCCTCGAACTGGCTTTGCGTGCACCTTTCATCCAGCTTGACGACTTCAAGGTCGGTGACTGGCAGGCCTGGGAAAATGAAAGTACCGAGGGCGCTAACGCCGATGGTTCGACACCGAACACTGACGAAAAACAGAATACAGCCCTGATCAGTACCGACGGCCTGGAGATGCTCAACGCCAACTTCTCGTTGGATGTCGATGAGGTTCGCTCTGGCGAAGATTGGTTAGGTGCCGGTCAATTGTACTGGGCACTGCAAGACGGAGTCTTCACCCTCAAGCCGATGACCGTCCAACTGCCGGGCGGGAATATCGAAATGGCCAGCGAGATCAAGGCCAAGGGCGAGATGTTCGATATCCAGCTCAGTGGCCATGTCGAGAACTTCGACTACGGGGTCTTGGCCCGCCGCCTGGCACCTGACAGCGGCATGCACGGCAATATCTCCACCCAGTTCAACCTGACCAGCCTGGCCAATTCGCCAGATAGCCTGATGAACAACGCCAACGGGTTTATCGGCTTTGCCGCCTGGCCGCAGGAATTTGAGTCGGACCTGATCGACCTGTGGGCGGTCAGCCTGACCGATGCGATCATTCCGAACTTCACCAGCAATGATCCTTCTGTGCTCAACTGCGTGGCTGCCGGATTAGATATCCAGCAAGGCACCATGCGTCAGCGCGACTTGCTGCTCGATACCACCCGCATCCAGGTCAATGGTCAGTTCGATGCCAGCTATGCCAACCGCGACTTTGCCCTCTATCTGCGGCCACAGTCGAAACGTGCCCAGATCTTCAGCCTGCAGACACCGGTGGAAGTCTTCGGCAAGTTTGAGGACTTCGATTTTTCGGTACCGCTATCGGCCATCCTGGAAACCTCGGTGCGTTTCACCACCAGCCCGGTCGTTTCGCCGCTACGCTGGTTGGTCGAAAAGCCGATTGCCAAAGACGGCAGCCAACAGTGTGAACTGATTTGGCAGGGACAGAGTTAA
- a CDS encoding hypothetical protein (COG4619), translating to MTEQRTELFAARELGSGFEAEPTSHLTVTLQPGQHLAISGPSGCGKSSLLQVIAGLRPPSCGEIHWQQTTIKEQNLSWWRQQFCYLPQQAVMGGDTILQALMLPWHLKALALPEPSHERCLQVLASLGISHSLEQSTSKLSGGEKQRLAISRALLMDRALWLMDEPTSALDPASRDSVIALLDQLSLTVISVSHDPVWVKSAQLHHHMGGGNE from the coding sequence ATGACAGAACAACGTACAGAATTATTCGCGGCCAGAGAGTTGGGATCGGGGTTTGAAGCCGAACCGACGTCGCACCTGACGGTGACGCTTCAGCCCGGCCAGCATTTGGCGATTAGCGGGCCATCTGGCTGTGGAAAATCCAGCCTATTGCAGGTTATCGCTGGTTTGCGTCCGCCTTCTTGCGGTGAAATCCACTGGCAACAAACCACGATAAAAGAGCAGAACCTGTCTTGGTGGCGGCAGCAGTTCTGCTATCTGCCCCAGCAAGCGGTGATGGGCGGGGACACGATTTTGCAGGCTTTGATGCTGCCTTGGCACCTTAAAGCCCTGGCCCTTCCGGAACCTTCCCATGAGCGATGTCTGCAGGTATTGGCATCGTTGGGTATTAGCCATTCTCTCGAGCAGTCGACCAGCAAACTATCCGGTGGGGAGAAGCAGCGTCTGGCGATTAGCCGCGCGCTGCTGATGGATCGCGCGTTGTGGTTGATGGACGAGCCGACCTCGGCGTTGGATCCTGCCAGCCGTGACAGCGTGATCGCACTGCTTGACCAGTTGTCGCTGACGGTGATCTCCGTATCCCACGATCCGGTCTGGGTGAAATCGGCGCAGCTTCATCATCATATGGGAGGCGGCAATGAGTGA
- a CDS encoding permease (COG0390) has translation MSETLAISNWALAGFYLLFLIPLGLFQRWEFGLSKTLISAVLRMTLQLSIVGIYLQTLFAFQNPWLNTLWLSVMVIVAGFSICRRAGVPPKSVLPAVLSGHVVALLVVLPLLLAGVIQVEPWWQAQYLIPVAGMLLGNCLAANVLALERWYSSLKDKQDEYQFYLAMGAPKPEQPFIRTAVKAALAPQLASMTTLGIVSLPGMMTGQILGGTEPLLAVKYQLVIMVAIFISATLSVTTTLTVASRSAFNRYGQLMY, from the coding sequence ATGAGTGAGACTTTGGCGATCAGTAATTGGGCTCTGGCGGGGTTTTACCTGCTGTTTCTCATTCCTCTTGGCCTTTTCCAGCGTTGGGAATTCGGGCTGAGCAAGACGCTGATCTCGGCGGTTTTGCGAATGACGCTGCAGTTGTCGATAGTCGGTATCTATTTGCAGACGCTGTTCGCTTTCCAGAACCCGTGGCTCAATACCTTGTGGCTGTCAGTGATGGTAATTGTGGCCGGGTTCAGTATTTGCCGCCGTGCAGGCGTACCGCCGAAATCTGTGTTACCGGCTGTATTGAGTGGTCATGTCGTTGCGCTGCTGGTCGTTTTGCCCTTGTTATTGGCGGGGGTGATCCAGGTAGAACCTTGGTGGCAGGCACAATATCTGATCCCGGTAGCGGGAATGTTGCTGGGTAACTGCTTGGCCGCGAATGTATTGGCGTTGGAGCGTTGGTACAGCAGCTTGAAAGACAAGCAGGACGAATACCAATTTTACTTGGCGATGGGAGCGCCTAAGCCGGAGCAGCCATTTATCCGCACGGCGGTGAAAGCCGCCTTGGCCCCACAGTTGGCATCGATGACGACGTTGGGAATAGTCAGCTTGCCGGGCATGATGACCGGTCAGATCCTCGGCGGTACCGAGCCCTTGCTGGCGGTGAAATACCAGCTGGTGATCATGGTGGCGATTTTTATCTCGGCCACGCTGTCGGTCACCACGACCCTGACGGTTGCCAGTCGCTCTGCCTTTAATCGTTATGGTCAGTTGATGTATTAA
- a CDS encoding hypothetical protein (COG0217), which translates to MGRSFEVRKASMAKTQGAKIKVYSKYGKEIYVSAKNGGIDPDSNLSLKRLIEKAKKDQVPSHVIEKAIDKAKGGGGEDFATARYEGFGPGNTMVIVDCLTDNNNRTFMDVRQAFVKNGAKIGSPGTTAHMFEHQAVFQFKGDDEEAVLENLMMEDADVSDIECEDGVITVFAPHTEFFKVKNALAATMPEVTLDVEEISFVPQTMTEVAGEDVAKFEKFLDALNDCDDVQNVYHNAEIAE; encoded by the coding sequence ATGGGACGCAGTTTCGAAGTCCGTAAAGCCTCTATGGCAAAAACACAGGGCGCAAAGATCAAAGTTTATTCAAAGTACGGTAAAGAAATTTACGTAAGTGCGAAAAACGGCGGTATTGATCCTGATAGCAACCTTTCCCTGAAACGCCTAATTGAAAAAGCGAAAAAAGATCAGGTTCCAAGCCATGTTATCGAGAAAGCGATCGACAAGGCGAAAGGTGGCGGCGGTGAAGATTTCGCAACTGCACGCTATGAAGGTTTCGGTCCTGGTAACACCATGGTGATCGTTGACTGTCTAACAGACAACAACAACCGTACATTCATGGATGTTCGCCAAGCGTTTGTTAAGAACGGCGCAAAAATCGGCTCTCCAGGTACCACTGCTCACATGTTCGAGCACCAGGCTGTATTCCAGTTCAAAGGTGACGACGAAGAAGCAGTACTTGAGAACCTAATGATGGAAGATGCTGATGTATCTGACATCGAGTGTGAAGACGGCGTGATCACAGTATTTGCTCCGCACACTGAGTTCTTCAAGGTGAAAAACGCACTAGCTGCGACAATGCCTGAAGTAACACTAGACGTTGAAGAAATTTCTTTCGTTCCTCAAACCATGACTGAAGTTGCTGGTGAAGACGTAGCGAAATTCGAGAAATTCCTTGATGCGCTAAACGATTGTGACGACGTGCAGAACGTTTACCACAACGCAGAAATCGCAGAATAA
- a CDS encoding putative phosphotransferase system fructose-specific component IIB (COG1445), producing MKIVAVTACPTGIAHTYMAASELTKAAQQLGVQMMVETQGAMGIENQLSIQDIGRADVVLIASDIEIEHRARFTGSKIHCVTIEEVLTDPVGVINRCKEL from the coding sequence ATGAAAATTGTTGCTGTCACCGCTTGCCCAACAGGGATTGCCCATACCTACATGGCCGCTTCAGAGCTGACCAAGGCTGCCCAGCAGCTCGGGGTACAGATGATGGTGGAAACCCAAGGGGCGATGGGAATTGAAAACCAGCTGAGTATTCAGGATATCGGCCGGGCCGATGTGGTCCTGATTGCCTCTGATATCGAAATTGAGCACCGGGCACGATTTACCGGCAGCAAGATCCACTGTGTGACGATCGAAGAGGTGCTCACCGACCCTGTTGGCGTGATTAATCGCTGCAAAGAACTTTGA
- a CDS encoding hypothetical protein (COG1080,COG1762,COG1925), with amino-acid sequence MIIERRITFTLDDEGLPAWKLNRLKTLAGYFRSVVVIHNISQLRMANVEQAMRMISLGCMPGDLCQLMIEGSDAELACMVLTDFVTEHCHLVCTGHRHLSQREAKAEIALPFAYELSQLLPLSQLGASSLDKDGVLTQISRQCAPGQSDKAARLLEQMQAREAVSSTAMGNGIALPHILTPDVEVPVVVLAPLVQPVEWGAKRGPVSCVVGLVLPAPPLREYLLAFSSFSKRLLEPDFCQLLTEHSRPEVLKAVVLDSLSLPFR; translated from the coding sequence ATGATAATTGAACGCCGTATCACCTTTACCCTTGATGACGAGGGCCTGCCAGCTTGGAAGCTCAACCGGCTGAAAACCTTGGCGGGCTATTTCCGCTCGGTGGTGGTGATCCACAATATTTCCCAGCTCAGGATGGCCAATGTCGAACAGGCGATGCGAATGATAAGCCTGGGCTGTATGCCGGGCGATCTGTGTCAGTTGATGATCGAAGGCTCGGATGCCGAGCTGGCCTGCATGGTGCTGACTGATTTCGTTACCGAGCACTGCCATTTAGTCTGTACTGGCCACCGCCACCTCAGCCAGCGAGAGGCTAAGGCAGAGATTGCCTTGCCTTTTGCCTATGAGCTGAGCCAGTTATTGCCGTTGTCCCAGCTTGGCGCGAGTTCGCTCGACAAAGATGGTGTACTGACGCAAATCAGCCGCCAGTGCGCCCCCGGCCAGTCCGATAAAGCCGCCCGTTTGCTGGAGCAAATGCAGGCGAGGGAGGCTGTGTCGTCAACGGCGATGGGTAATGGTATTGCGCTGCCGCATATCTTGACGCCTGATGTCGAGGTTCCGGTTGTCGTGCTGGCACCGTTGGTGCAGCCTGTCGAATGGGGGGCCAAGCGCGGGCCGGTTAGCTGTGTGGTCGGCTTGGTATTGCCAGCTCCTCCCCTGCGAGAGTATTTGCTGGCGTTTTCTTCTTTTTCCAAGCGGCTGCTGGAGCCTGATTTTTGTCAGCTGTTAACGGAACACTCACGGCCAGAGGTTCTGAAGGCGGTGGTACTCGACAGCTTGTCGCTGCCGTTCCGGTGA